One Ranitomeya variabilis isolate aRanVar5 chromosome 4, aRanVar5.hap1, whole genome shotgun sequence genomic window, CACACGGGTGTTATAGTCCTTGTAATGTTTTTTAGATTAAACTGTTACAATCATTTATATCAGAAGACGATCTGAAATCAGGAGTAAAAGTAACATTCAGGCAGTGTTACATTAAGGTGAAATTAGAAGATTTCCTCCACATGACAGATATTGATATACAAGGTTGATATGATCAAAATGATTATTTCTTCTTAAATTGTTTCACCAAGTCAGTGAGTATCTCCAGCCCTTCGACAATTCCGTCCCCAGTGGTGGCACAACATCCTTGGACATGCCACTGGTGTCCTCCTATTTTCCTTAGCCCAAGCTCTTCGCACACTTCTCCTGGTTGCTTGGCACGAGGTAGATCTTGCTTATTAGCCAACACCACGAAGGGGAcgcctctcatttcatcagtctccAGGATGGCGAAGAGCTCTGCCCTGGCCTCCTCAAAcctctcagggtcagcactgtccaCCACAAATATCAGTCCTTCTGTGTTTTGATAATAATATTTCCACAGGGCTCTGATCTTGTCCTGACCTCCCACATCCCACACAGTGAATTTGACGTTACGGATGGGTTCCACAGTCTCTACATTGAAACCGACGGTGGGGATTGTACAGACTGTTTCATTCAGCTTCAGCTTGTACAGGATGGTTGTCTTCCCAGCAGCGTCCAGACCCAACATTAAGATCCGTGCCTCATATCCTGAGAACTTCATTAGGGCTTGATGGAGGGTGCTCAGCAGAAGACCCATAGCTGAAGAATGTCTCGGCCAGAACGAAAAGCAGTTTGCTCCTGTGCTTGTGCATTCTTATTTCAGACTTTCCCCTTTATTTATATACAACCCTTTCACGTGTCAGTATTATCTGTGCTCATAGCAACCGCACAAGCTGCGATCTCCTATTTCCTGCCTGTTCTGTCATTCTGTGCGGTGTTGGAAGATTTcagtgcaacctattatgacagtgACTGTTGTCTACGGCAAAGGAAGTGACCTCTCCAATAACCTGCTTTTGTACACATGTAACTTTATTGCAATCagcaaatacagaaaaatcatcctGTAGATGGCGCTATCGCTTTAAGTTTAAGAAAAAAGAACCAACTGTAAACCACAGCttattttttactgaattttttatatatatacggtatataaaaaaataaataaaaaaaaattaattttttaaattaaaactgCACACAACCCATTTATGATAAGACTATTTTCccacttttgcactttatttttttctctccttctatttTTCCTCCGACACGGCTGTACGAGGACttgtctatttatataattgccttgtaatgttttcatttcctgttctgtctagatgtcaccgtatcccagaattccaagcggaggaagttcaccgatcgCCTTATTGATGCACCCAAgtaatgggtgtctcaatatgaaaactgctgctggtaccaacctattgtgcggtaccaccagtggaacaccgtcgcaccacacacacacactctctataGGCCGTACGcgccactcacactcacacactcacgcagcctcttgcgtggtaccaccagcggaacaccgtcgaaaACATggcgccgccgggatcagctgaatgattcactgaccaccaccatctttgtacaggaggagtgcttgcgcagttttaatgtgactgccactatctgcacaaagatggcagcagtctgATTTACTGGACCTTTGCAAATtacgcacaggtgcagtgaatcactCGGCGGATCCCGGCGGCAAATGCgcaacatgtctacaggcagaggaagccggtgacattaaaggggttttcacacgaacgaaagttcattttacaaattgactgtgtctgaccgtgtactgagcataccacatctcttgggcaggggaggatgcaaaagacaatactaacattacagcaggggatcacagtggattcattttgtgaggtaaaatgttTCACTGAcagtttttaataaatattttacctcacaaaatgtatcctctgcggtcTCCTactgtattgtcttttgcttcatcccctgtccaggagctgtggtatgttcggtacacggtcagacacagactattttcaaaatgaacttttgtttgtgagaaaacccctttaaaaagcaaatatcaaccccaacatggctcctcctaaaaagtgcgccaatgacaatgaaaggaaagcagcaaaggcacaatgtcgaagacaacaaagggcaaatgagactcttgaagaccaacagcatcgctgggacaaaaacaatgcatataagtgtaggcatcaagcacatgagtcccctaatgcaaaagtcattagataatcacaggatgccattaggcaacaacagggcAGTATGCCTGGCTGACATTACCGCCCACCCAATACGATagtatcgggcctccatctagtatatcatAAACATATATGAAAAGAAAACTCCACTGTGTACTTCACCACAGAAGGTAAATCTgtttctccttaaagggaacctgtcacccccaaaatcgaaggtgagcaaagcccaccggcatcaggggcttatctacagcattctgtaatgctgtagataagcccccgatgtaacctgaaagatgagaataagaggttagattatactcacctgggcgggcggtccggtccgattggcgtcatggtccggtctggggcctcccatcttcataggatgatgtcctcttcttgtcttcatgctgctgctctggcgcaggcgtactttgagggcagacaaagtaagcctgcgccagagccgcagcatgaagacaagaagaggaagtcatcgtaagaagatgggaggccccggaccggaccgcgacgcccatcggacccggaccgcagcgggaccgccccttggtgagtataatctaacctctttttctcatctttcaggatacatcgggggcttatctacagcattacagaatgctgtagataagcccctgatgccggtgggcttagctcaccttcgattttgggggtgacaggttcccttcaaatttCAGATGGTCTAGACATTTTGCCACTCCAAAATACAAACAATAAATATTTCATAAGTCCAGCACTCCGTGAAAGCAAGCTTCTCTATTGATAGTTAACTCTTAAAACATATGTCAATTATTTCTCTAAGATTGAGTTTGATGCTCTCACACTGcttcccacacaatatgatgctcctACAGTGCATTCCCCCCaagcagtatgatgtctccacaacaccctctgcacaATAGATTGCCCACATAGTGTCTCCCTCACAATATGTTGCCCGAacacagggccaccatcagggcactactgcccttaatgctgtatggggcccagtgagcagcagTACAGAGGGGAGCCCGGACCCCCCTCTTgtgcatctgctcaccgggccccactgTGCACTAAAGTGCTGAGTGTGTGGCGCACACCTCGTCACTAGGAACTTTCTCGGAGCTCCATGGCCGTCTAACCTGGATGGCTGCAAAGCTCCTGCTCACTCCGCCTTCTCTGGACTTCTGGTCAGGTGACGGCATGTATGCAATGATGTCATTGCGTATGTGTCGTCTTGTATGAGGATGCCAAAAGCAGAGCTGCGCCTGCATGGGATCGTcagtaaaaaaaaatttctgtataaaattaattaaataggtgaggggggagggga contains:
- the LOC143765581 gene encoding uncharacterized protein LOC143765581 codes for the protein MGLLLSTLHQALMKFSGYEARILMLGLDAAGKTTILYKLKLNETVCTIPTVGFNVETVEPIRNVKFTVWDVGGQDKIRALWKYYYQNTEGLIFVVDSADPERFEEARAELFAILETDEMRGVPFVVLANKQDLPRAKQPGEVCEELGLRKIGGHQWHVQGCCATTGDGIVEGLEILTDLVKQFKKK